Proteins encoded by one window of Chitinivibrionales bacterium:
- the rfbD gene encoding dTDP-4-dehydrorhamnose reductase codes for MTENSKSFTPLLIVGCNGQLGRDMMLFAANHANQIHGCDLPDIDITSYDSTGKVIKSLKPELIINCAAYAAVDACETNRETAFAINETGAHNLARWAAEIGATLVHISTDYVFDGNKDVPYIESDEPNPQSVYGQSKLAGERRIAETTDKYFIFRIAWLYGNRGKNFVKTILRAARERENTGESLKVVSDQVGSPTYTMEVCRQIFQAAQTNHYGLFHSTAEGSCSWYEFTRNILNLYGINTPVTPCTTKDFPRPAPRPTNSVLENKRLKEYGINIMKNWKDAFSDFFEEAQLLRKEQNNE; via the coding sequence ATGACTGAAAATTCAAAATCCTTCACCCCACTGTTAATCGTTGGCTGCAATGGCCAGTTGGGCCGCGACATGATGCTCTTCGCAGCGAATCACGCCAACCAGATTCACGGCTGCGATCTTCCAGACATCGATATTACCAGTTATGATTCAACCGGAAAGGTAATAAAATCGCTCAAACCGGAGCTGATAATCAATTGTGCGGCATATGCTGCAGTTGATGCCTGTGAAACCAATCGTGAAACAGCATTTGCAATTAATGAAACCGGCGCCCATAACCTTGCCCGATGGGCGGCTGAAATCGGTGCAACGTTAGTTCATATCAGCACCGATTATGTATTCGACGGAAACAAAGATGTACCCTATATCGAATCCGATGAACCGAACCCCCAATCGGTTTATGGTCAATCCAAGCTTGCCGGCGAACGGCGAATTGCCGAAACAACCGATAAATATTTCATCTTCCGTATCGCATGGCTTTACGGAAACAGGGGCAAAAACTTCGTAAAAACAATTCTTCGAGCAGCACGGGAGCGTGAAAATACCGGAGAGAGCCTCAAAGTGGTTAGCGATCAGGTGGGATCACCTACTTATACAATGGAAGTATGCCGCCAAATTTTTCAAGCCGCCCAGACCAACCATTACGGATTGTTTCACAGTACTGCTGAAGGTTCGTGCAGCTGGTATGAATTCACCCGAAACATTCTGAACCTTTATGGAATTAATACACCGGTTACCCCCTGCACAACAAAAGATTTTCCCCGCCCGGCTCCCCGTCCGACAAATAGTGTGCTCGAAAATAAGAGATTAAAGGAATACGGAATAAATATCATGAAAAACTGGAAAGACGCCTTTTCCGATTTTTTTGAAGAAGCGCAACTATTAAGAAAGGAACAGAATAATGAATAA